A genomic segment from Aegilops tauschii subsp. strangulata cultivar AL8/78 chromosome 1, Aet v6.0, whole genome shotgun sequence encodes:
- the LOC109762117 gene encoding uncharacterized protein gives MEKRRRKEEEEEQAVEGLPNDLVWEFLSRVLYQSLCRSKCVSTAWLALCSDPAVRRRSPQTLSGFFGLSHSGSNRFVNLSGRGRPLVDPSLPYLHGFESVKLLNCCSGILLCHGMRADGAQYIVCNPATEEIWAVIPAPDRHETPHPLVYRTICLCFDPVVPSRFAVFVIIDNGRDITIMEVYSSDTGEWTSMSSPWGHRIVLYNYEPGYFFLNGTLHSDAYDSRVETFDSNGKSINMVVTVDTGGNTWRTTPQPPIAQFTSIGFSQGRLHGIEMEDGGGYRISVWILEDYASGQWTLKHTTSMQELLGRPCINNKECYAFVALHPERNLIFLNGGVEPEHTLMSYDMDTQKLHVICNLEDYEMQDFRPYIPCFVEWRPSNAP, from the coding sequence ATGGaaaagaggaggaggaaggaggaggaggaggagcaggcggTAGAGGGCCTCCCCAACGACCTTGTCTGGGAGTTCCTGTCGAGGGTGCTGTACCAGTCGCTGTGCCGCTCAAAGTGTGTGTCGACGGCGTGGCTCGCACTGTGTTCCGACCCCGCCGTCCGTCGGAGATCGCCGCAGACGCTCTCCGGTTTCTTTGGCCTCTCCCACAGCGGCAGCAACCGTTTCGTCAACCTTTCCGGCAGAGGCCGGCCGCTGGTCGACCCTTCTCTCCCTTACCTGCACGGCTTCGAAAGCGTAAAGCTCCTAAACTGCTGCAGCGGCATCCTTCTCTGCCACGGTATGCGAGCAGACGGCGCGCAATACATTGTGTGCAACCCTGCGACCGAGGAGATCTGGGCCGTGATACCCGCGCCTGATAGGCATGAGACACCACACCCTCTTGTTTACCGCACCATCTGCTTGTGTTTCGACCCGGTCGTCCCCTCTCGCTTCGCGGTGTTTGTAATCATTGATAATGGTCGCGACATTACCATTATGGAGGTCTACTCGTCGGATACCGGAGAATGGACTTCCATGTCGAGCCCATGGGGTCACCGAATTGTGTTGTATAACTATGAACCAGGGTACTTCTTCTTAAATGGTACTCTGCATTCCGATGCCTATGATTCTCGCGTGGAGACATTTGACTCGAATGGTAAATCAATAAATATGGTGGTTACGGTGGACACGGGCGGGAATACTTGGAGGACAACTCCACAACCGCCTATAGCTCAATTTACTTCCATTGGGTTCTCTCAGGGACGCTTACATGGTATTGAGATGGAAGATGGTGGTGGTTACCGGATATCAGTCTGGATTCTCGAGGATTATGCTAGTGGGCAATGGACCTTAAAGCACACAACCAGTATGCAGGAGCTACTAGGAAGGCCTTGTATAAATAACAAAGAGTGCTACGCCTTTGTTGCACTCCATCCAGAACGTAACCTGATTTTTCTTAATGGTGGGGTGGAACCGGAACATACACTTATGTCGTATGATATGGATACCCAGAAGTTGCATGTTATCTGCAATCTTGAAGATTATGAGATGCAAGATTTTCGACCTTACATTCCCTGCTTTGTGGAATGGCGTCCGTCAAATGCTCCCTGA